The genomic DNA CGAGGCCGACACCGACGCCGAGCCCGAACCGAGCGGCAAAGCCGGCGACGCCCGCGGCGAGACCGCCGTCCCCCGTCACGAAGACATCGAAGATGACGACGGCCGCGATGGCGGCGGTCACGTCGTTGAAAATCCCCTCGCTTTCCAGCAGCGAGGAGACGTGTTCGCGGACGTGGACGACCTCAAGGATGGGTGTAATGACGGTCGGTCCGGTCGCAACGAGCAACGCACCGACGAGTAGCGCTGTCGGCCACGGTGCGTCGGCGAAGACGCGCATGGCCGCCGCCGTTCCAAGGAGCGTCAACACGGCCCCGACCGTCACCAGCCTCGCCGTCGCTACTGAAGACTCCCGCAGTCGCTCGGTGCGAAGGTCGAACGCCCCGTCGAAGACGATGACCGAGACACAGAGGCCGACAACGACGCTGAGGCCGTCGCCGAATGTATCGAGTGTGACGATTCCGGCCCCGGACTCCCCGACAGCGAGGCCGATAGCGATGAGAAACAGCACACTGGGGACCTGCAATCGACGAGCCAGCAGCTGGGCTGCGATGCCAGCCACTAAGATGCCGGCCACTATCGGCAGCGCGTCTGCGGCCACAGTTGATTATCTCAGGAACGTCAGTTAAGATTCCGCGTCTCGGCAACCGATGCTGTGTCGACGTTACATTCGGTCGACAGCAACTCGACCCGCGTTGCCTCTCCCCCGCCGACTGCTTCCACCGGGCGCTCGACAGCGTAGACCGTGAGTTGAGTGACGGCCTCACCGGATTCTGCCGCCGCCTGTTGGCAGAGATACGCACCGAGCGGCTGTCGTTCGCTGTCGCTTGCGAACCGCATCTCGTTGAGATACCGATGCCACAGCGTCGACGCATACGTCTTTGCGGCGTCCGGCGGTGGGTCCCACGTCACCGCGGAGCCGTCGAAGGCGTCGACCGTTTCGCCGGTCTCGAACGTTGTCGGTGCAACGAACCATCGCGTTTCCGTCGGCGGCGTCGGCGAAAAGAGCGTCCACGCGTAGTCGGGGGCGTCGACCCGGTCGGTTTCGGTGTCGACCGCCGCCCCCATCGGCCACACAACGGTGACGACCAAGACGACAACGAGCACGACTACTGCCGCCCGACGGCCGCCCTCCCGAAGCCGCTTCGGCGGTGCCGGTAGGGAGGGCAGCCGTTCGACGGCCGTACGGGACACCACCTGTCGGCCGCCGAGGATAGCCTCGATTCGGTCCCAGACTGTCGACGGCAGATACAGTAGCAGTATCGCCCAGACGACCGCCGGGAAGAGCCCGAGCCGCATTGTCACGAACATCCCGAAGTGGGCAGCAGCAAAGGCCGCCACGACGGCCACCCGCCGCCAGCCGGTCAGCACGACCAGCAGTGGCGCGGCGGTCAAAAGCAGCACCCACGACCAGTTGACCGCGACGAGGACCGTCGGAAACGCCGCGAGCATCGGACCGAGCCAGACGGCAAACTGTTCGAGGCCGAGCGCGTACTGGACCGCCTCCCCGCGCATCCACGCCTCGCTTTGGTATTTGAACACCGCGTTAAACAGGTAGACGACCACGAGCTGTGCCAGCACGACGGCCGTCGCCAGCGACGCGACGTACTGCCGTGGCTGCCGGTCGCGGCGGAGCGCGTCGACCGACCACCGCTCGCCGAGCGGCAGAAACACCGCAAGCGCGAGCAGCACGACCAACAGCGCGTCGCCGCCGTTCAGAAGATACGGATTGCGTGCATGCAGCGATGCGTGTAGTGCGGCTGTCGCCGCCGTTGCGAGACGGGTGTGGTAGCCGACAGCGAGGACGAGGGCAACGAGCCCTGAAAGCAAGAACAGCACCGTCTGCCCGACCGCGGAGCCGGTCACCGTGTGTATTGACGCGACGGCTAGCCAAGGGTACTCCGCTGCAAGTGCCCCTCTGGGGAGCGTGCCGGCGTCGGTGTAGAATGCCGGAATTCCCCGCGCGCGGAACAGCAGGTCGGCGATGACAAGCAGCGCGACAGCGACCCGGAACGCAGCCAACGCTCGCGCGTCGATGCCGAGCCGGTGGCGGAGCCAGCCGCTAGTGTCGCTTTCGGCGGTGGGCGGCGGGGACACACGTTCGGGTCGACCGGTCCCGATAATAGGTTTTGTGCCGCGTCCCGACGACCCCACGTCGTTCAGAACAGCGATTCGCTTTCGGGGAGGACTTCGGCCGGGCCGCCGACCTCCCAGACGCGCGTGTCAACGCCGAGGGCAGCGATTGCGTTCTCGACGCGGTCGACGTGGTCGGCGGTCGTGTTGACGTAGACAGACGCCCCCGTATCAGTCGAGAAGTAAACCGGGATGTCGTCGTCTTCGCGCAGCGTGCGGACCGTCTCGAAGACCGAAAGCGTCTCGGGCTGCCAGTAGACCCAGCCAGCGGGGCCGGTCATCGTCGTCGCCGCCAGCGAGAGCGAGTCGTGTTCGGCCAACTCGAAGACCCGGTCGAAGTCGTTTTCGCGGAGCGCGTTGCGCATCGTCGCTATTTGCTCGTGGATGTGTGCGAGCCGGGCCTCAAACATATGGCTGTCTGCGGCCTCCTTGTGGGCCTCCTCGGTGTGTTTGAACGCGGGTATCTCGGCGGCGACCGTCCGGAGGTCGTCTTCGAGGTCGGTATCTAGCCGCTCGGAGTAACAGTCCGCGTCGTCGAGGCCGGTGTATAGCTGTGAGAACGCGCCGGTGACCGCGCGCGCGGCCGACGAAGAGCCGCGGCGTGCGACGGTCGATATTTCCGGATGTGAAAGCTCCAGCCCCGCAGCCTCGACGAGTGCGACCGCGGCGGCCGCAAAGCCGGACGACGACGAGCCGAAGCCGATGTTCGTCGGAAAGTCGTTTTCGGATTCGAGCCGAACGCGGTGGTCGATGTCGGCCACGTCGCGAACGTGGTCGACGACGGCCCTGATTCGTTCGGCACCGCGACCGTCGACAACCTCGCCGTCGACGACGTAGCGGTCGGCATCGCGCTCCGGTTCGAACGCAGCGGTCGTCTTCGAGTGGCTGGGTGCGGTACAGACGGAGATAGAGTCGTGATACGGGAGCCGAAGCTCCTCGTTTCGCATCCCGTGGTACTTGACGAGCCCCTGAATCGGGTGGGCCTTCGCGGTCGCCTTCATACTACGGCTCGGGTGCGTCTCCGGCTTAATAGGTTCGGAGCCGCGGTCGCCGGGAGGCTTCCACCCCAGTCAGGGCCACGACCCGGCCTCGTCGTAGGCCGAAAGCACCCGCCGAAGCGCGACGACGTAGGCGGCCGTCCGGAGGTTCGGCAGGTCACGCTCTTCATAACAGTCGATGAGACCATCGAAGGCCTCGACGATGTGGCGTTCGAGTTCCTCATTGACCCGCTCTTCCGTCCAGTAGAACCGCTGGCGGTTTTGCACCCACTCGAAGTAGGAGACGGTCACCCCGCCGGCGTTGGCGAGGATGTCCGGGATAACGAGCACATCCTTTTCGGTCAGGATGTCGTCGGCGGCGGGCGTCAGCGGGCCGTTCGCCGCTTCGGCGATGATGTCTGCCTGGACATCGGCCGCGAGGTCGGCGTCGATAGCGTTTTCCAGCGCCGCGGGCACGAGCAGGTCGACATCGAGGGTCAAAAGCTCCTCGTTTGTCAGCTCCTCCGTTGCGTCGTCGTAGCCCGAGACCGAGCCGGTCTCGTTTTTGAACGCCTTGACGTCGTGTGCGTCCAGCCCGGACGGATTGTACACCGCTCCGGAGGAGTCGGAGACGGCAACGATGTTCGCGCCGTGGTCGTCCTGAAGGAGTTTGGCGGCGATGCTCCCGGCGTTGCCGTATCCCTGTACGGCGACCGACGCCCCCGGCAGGCTCTTGCCGAGGTAGTCGAACGCTTCGCGGGCGGTGAGCATTGTCGACCGGCCCGTCGCCTCGACGCGGCCGCGGGAGCCGCCCGACTCTATCGCCTTGCCGGTGATGACGCCCGGTGCCGTGGTGTTTTCGAGCGTCTCGTAGGTGTCCTTTATCCAGTTCATCTCCCGCTGGCCGGTGTTGACATCCGGTGCGGGGATGTCGCGGTCCTCGCCGATGAGCGGTCGGAGCTCCTCGGCAAACGCCCGCGTGATGCGTTCGAGTTCGTCGGT from Natronomonas pharaonis DSM 2160 includes the following:
- a CDS encoding HTTM domain-containing protein; the protein is MSPPPTAESDTSGWLRHRLGIDARALAAFRVAVALLVIADLLFRARGIPAFYTDAGTLPRGALAAEYPWLAVASIHTVTGSAVGQTVLFLLSGLVALVLAVGYHTRLATAATAALHASLHARNPYLLNGGDALLVVLLALAVFLPLGERWSVDALRRDRQPRQYVASLATAVVLAQLVVVYLFNAVFKYQSEAWMRGEAVQYALGLEQFAVWLGPMLAAFPTVLVAVNWSWVLLLTAAPLLVVLTGWRRVAVVAAFAAAHFGMFVTMRLGLFPAVVWAILLLYLPSTVWDRIEAILGGRQVVSRTAVERLPSLPAPPKRLREGGRRAAVVVLVVVLVVTVVWPMGAAVDTETDRVDAPDYAWTLFSPTPPTETRWFVAPTTFETGETVDAFDGSAVTWDPPPDAAKTYASTLWHRYLNEMRFASDSERQPLGAYLCQQAAAESGEAVTQLTVYAVERPVEAVGGGEATRVELLSTECNVDTASVAETRNLN
- a CDS encoding Glu/Leu/Phe/Val family dehydrogenase, translated to MAEDVNPFESLQEQIDDAAEHLDVGDDVVERLKNPERVLETNLSVELDDGSIGVFRAYRSQFNGDRGPYKGGIRYHPDVDRDEVKALSGWMVYKCAVVDIPYGGGKGGIVIDPREYSTDELERITRAFAEELRPLIGEDRDIPAPDVNTGQREMNWIKDTYETLENTTAPGVITGKAIESGGSRGRVEATGRSTMLTAREAFDYLGKSLPGASVAVQGYGNAGSIAAKLLQDDHGANIVAVSDSSGAVYNPSGLDAHDVKAFKNETGSVSGYDDATEELTNEELLTLDVDLLVPAALENAIDADLAADVQADIIAEAANGPLTPAADDILTEKDVLVIPDILANAGGVTVSYFEWVQNRQRFYWTEERVNEELERHIVEAFDGLIDCYEERDLPNLRTAAYVVALRRVLSAYDEAGSWP
- the mvaD gene encoding phosphomevalonate decarboxylase MvaD, with the protein product MKATAKAHPIQGLVKYHGMRNEELRLPYHDSISVCTAPSHSKTTAAFEPERDADRYVVDGEVVDGRGAERIRAVVDHVRDVADIDHRVRLESENDFPTNIGFGSSSSGFAAAAVALVEAAGLELSHPEISTVARRGSSSAARAVTGAFSQLYTGLDDADCYSERLDTDLEDDLRTVAAEIPAFKHTEEAHKEAADSHMFEARLAHIHEQIATMRNALRENDFDRVFELAEHDSLSLAATTMTGPAGWVYWQPETLSVFETVRTLREDDDIPVYFSTDTGASVYVNTTADHVDRVENAIAALGVDTRVWEVGGPAEVLPESESLF